In one Nicotiana sylvestris chromosome 8, ASM39365v2, whole genome shotgun sequence genomic region, the following are encoded:
- the LOC104221982 gene encoding uncharacterized protein yields the protein MIGRCVSAQSSKPNELKFQTLNGIQELAETRRFKAWFLDQFGVLHDGKQPYPGAISTLEKLATYGAKMVIVSNSSRRASTTLEKLRSLGFDPSLFIGAITSGELTHQYLQRRDDAWFASLGRSCIHMTWSDRGAISLESLGLEVVENAQGADFILAHGTEALGLSSGAALPMKLDDLEKILEQCATKKIPMVVANPDFVTVEVRALRVMPGTLAATYEKLGGEVKWMGKPDKIIYKSAMKMAAEDASDCIAIGDSLHHDIKGANAAGIASAFITCGIHATELGLDKFGEVADDNSIHALALQNNAHPTYVIPSFTW from the exons ATGATTGGAAGATGCGTATCAGCTCAATCATCAAAGCCAAACGAGCTAAAATTTCAAACTTTGAATGGAATTCAAGAGCTAGCTGAAACTCGCCGATTCAAG GCATGGTTTCTGGATCAGTTTGGAGTCCTTCATGATGGGAAACAACCTTATCCTGGTGCCATTTCGACAT TGGAAAAGTTGGCAACTTATGGTGCAAAGATGGTAATCGTTAGTAATTCTTCAAGAAGAGCATCTACAACCCTGGAAAAATTGAGGAGCCTTGGATTTGATCCATCACTCTTTATTGGTGCCATTACCAGTGGAGAATTAACACATCAGTATCTTCAAAG GAGAGATGACGCTTGGTTTGCCTCCTTGGGAAGATCATGTATTCACATGACTTGGAGTGACAGGGGTGCTATATCTCTTGAG AGCCTCGGACTAGAAGTTGTGGAAAATGCTCAGGGAGCCGATTTTATTTTGGCTCATGGAACTGAAGCCTTGGGGCTTTCTTCTGGAGCCGCACTTCCCATGAAACTTGATGATCTTGAAAAAATACTGGAGCAGTGTGCTACTAAAAAAATTCCCATGGTGGTAGCAAATCCTGATTTTGTAACTGTTGAGGTTAGGGCTCTGCGTGTTATGCCCG GAACATTGGCGGCCACATATGAAAAACTTGGCGGTGAAGTAAAATGGATGGGTAAACCTGATAAG ATAATATACAAGTCAGCTATGAAAATGGCTGCTGAGGATGCCTCTGATTGTATTGCCATAGGAGACTCCCTCCACCATGATATCAAAGGTGCAAATGCAGCTGGAATTGCATCCGCATTTATTACATGTGGAATCCATGCTACTGAACTTGGACTTGACAAATTTGGAGAGGTCGCAGATGATAACTCTATACATGCTCTTGCCTTGCAAAACAATGCACATCCTACATATGTTATCCCTTCATTTACATGGTGA